One segment of Streptosporangium brasiliense DNA contains the following:
- a CDS encoding response regulator transcription factor: MNKAPINVLLADDEGLVRSGFRVLLDLEDDITVVGEAATGAEAVEQARAIRPDVVLMDIRMPKLDGIQATAQIAQTRGLEQVRVLILTTYDTDEHVFDALQAGASGFLLKDAGPAELLHAIRVIAAGEALLAPRITRRLIGQVTAHRRAAQAAQDRLAVLTEREREVLALVGRGLSNDEIGGELFLSPATARTHVSRAMAKLGARDRAQLVVIAYQTGLVSR, encoded by the coding sequence ATGAACAAGGCTCCGATCAACGTGCTGCTCGCCGACGACGAGGGTCTCGTGCGATCCGGGTTCAGGGTCCTGCTCGACCTCGAGGACGACATCACGGTAGTGGGAGAAGCCGCCACCGGCGCCGAAGCCGTCGAGCAGGCACGCGCCATCCGCCCCGACGTCGTCCTCATGGACATCCGCATGCCGAAACTGGACGGCATTCAAGCCACCGCCCAGATCGCGCAGACGCGCGGGCTGGAGCAGGTCCGGGTCCTCATTCTCACCACCTACGACACCGATGAGCACGTCTTCGACGCCTTGCAGGCCGGCGCCAGCGGCTTCCTGCTCAAAGACGCCGGGCCGGCCGAACTCCTGCACGCCATCCGGGTGATCGCCGCCGGAGAGGCGCTGCTCGCACCACGGATCACCCGGCGCCTCATCGGCCAGGTCACCGCCCATCGAAGAGCCGCCCAGGCCGCGCAGGACCGGCTCGCGGTGCTGACCGAGCGCGAGCGTGAGGTGCTGGCCCTGGTGGGCCGGGGGTTGAGCAACGACGAGATCGGCGGGGAGTTGTTCCTCAGCCCGGCCACCGCGCGGACCCATGTCAGCCGCGCGATGGCGAAACTGGGCGCGCGCGATCGTGCGCAGCTGGTCGTCATCGCCTACCAGACCGGCCTGGTCAGCCGCTGA
- a CDS encoding sensor histidine kinase: MEHRAAPLRLPAPAQDVLLALFVTVMQVQGTMIRNAGEVVQRPLSDLGYLGYALLIASGLVIAGRRRWPVPVFVTTALASLVYYGVDFPDGPGWLGLFVALYTLAAYGDGRRSLMITGVGVTVLTVVWLAAAADIEPRAAVGWVFFRIGVSVMSVTLGESVRSRRVIAAEAQERAELAERTREEEARARVDAERLRIAREVHDTVAHAIAIINVQAGVTAHVLGKRPEVAQEALRTIEQTSSRALGEMRAILGVLRGDDGDSARAPYPGLGQIDELTAKASEAGLDLKLEEVSPAAPVPSAVDSAAYRILQESITNVIRHVGPTRVTVALKAGSEVLEIRVTDEGRPAAPGDDRADPPARQLAGTRAAAEPGRGILGMRERCLLLGGQLDAGPLPGGGFEVRARLPLVSNGSRI; encoded by the coding sequence ATGGAACACCGCGCCGCGCCGTTACGCCTGCCCGCGCCGGCGCAGGACGTACTGCTCGCGCTCTTCGTCACCGTGATGCAGGTTCAGGGCACGATGATCCGCAATGCCGGCGAGGTGGTGCAGCGGCCGCTGAGCGACCTCGGATACCTGGGCTACGCTCTGCTGATCGCAAGTGGCCTGGTCATCGCCGGCCGCCGCCGCTGGCCGGTGCCGGTGTTCGTCACCACGGCGCTCGCCAGCCTGGTGTACTACGGCGTGGACTTCCCCGACGGCCCCGGCTGGCTCGGGCTCTTCGTCGCCCTGTACACCCTCGCCGCCTACGGTGACGGGCGCCGGTCGCTGATGATCACGGGTGTGGGCGTCACTGTGCTCACCGTCGTCTGGCTGGCCGCCGCGGCCGACATCGAGCCACGTGCCGCCGTCGGCTGGGTGTTCTTCCGGATCGGCGTGTCGGTCATGAGCGTGACCCTCGGCGAGTCCGTCCGGTCCCGGCGGGTCATCGCAGCCGAAGCCCAAGAACGCGCTGAGTTGGCCGAACGGACTCGCGAGGAGGAGGCGCGGGCGCGTGTCGACGCAGAGCGACTGCGGATCGCCCGTGAGGTCCACGACACCGTCGCGCATGCCATAGCGATCATCAACGTCCAGGCGGGCGTCACCGCGCACGTCCTCGGCAAACGGCCGGAAGTGGCGCAGGAGGCGCTGCGGACCATCGAGCAGACCAGCTCGCGGGCGCTGGGCGAGATGCGGGCCATCCTCGGGGTCCTGCGGGGCGACGACGGTGACAGCGCGCGCGCACCGTATCCCGGACTGGGGCAGATCGACGAGCTGACCGCCAAGGCGAGCGAGGCCGGCCTCGACCTCAAGCTCGAGGAGGTCTCGCCCGCAGCACCGGTGCCGAGCGCGGTGGACAGTGCCGCCTACCGGATCCTGCAGGAGTCGATCACCAATGTGATCCGCCACGTCGGCCCGACCCGGGTGACGGTGGCGCTGAAGGCCGGAAGCGAGGTCTTGGAGATCCGCGTGACCGATGAGGGCCGCCCGGCCGCCCCGGGTGATGACCGCGCGGACCCACCCGCTCGGCAACTGGCCGGCACCCGCGCCGCGGCCGAGCCCGGCCGGGGCATCCTCGGCATGCGCGAGCGCTGCCTGCTGCTGGGCGGACAACTCGATGCCGGGCCGCTTCCCGGCGGCGGGTTCGAAGTCAGAGCTCGGCTCCCTCTCGTATCGAACGGGTCACGTATATGA
- a CDS encoding DUF6223 family protein: protein MSIRPLLTAAAALFAVFGSATPAAAAVLAQPVGAYDLTSGRFWSLVAAALGLAGAVVGGLALARSSARSGAASGRNRAIAAVIAGLTCAVIGGVVVAAAKGGPGTGYGIVGGFVDLVVGLIAMILGGLAVSRTRRTG, encoded by the coding sequence ATGTCCATCCGCCCCCTGCTCACCGCCGCAGCCGCCCTGTTCGCAGTCTTCGGCTCCGCCACGCCGGCGGCCGCGGCCGTTCTGGCCCAGCCTGTGGGCGCCTATGACCTGACCAGCGGCCGGTTCTGGTCCTTGGTGGCCGCGGCGCTGGGGCTGGCCGGCGCCGTCGTCGGCGGGCTGGCTCTGGCCCGCTCCTCCGCTCGTTCCGGCGCCGCAAGCGGGAGGAATCGCGCCATCGCCGCCGTGATAGCTGGTCTGACCTGCGCGGTCATCGGCGGGGTGGTGGTGGCCGCTGCCAAGGGCGGTCCCGGCACCGGCTACGGAATCGTCGGCGGCTTCGTAGACCTGGTGGTCGGGCTGATCGCCATGATCCTCGGCGGGCTGGCCGTGTCCCGTACCCGCCGCACCGGCTGA
- a CDS encoding MFS transporter, whose translation MTTTSVAPRPATYREVFAVGQFRVLFGSYTLFLIGETVRMLALSVTVYAATGSPLMSALAYAAGFLPYALGGTLLLAFADRWPPRAVMVGYEVLRAAVSAVLAAGLLPVPAMLALVSVTGLPSAVASASRTALLPDLLDGDRYVLGRAVFSMAAGGTQVLGFAAGGMLIAAVGAPGALWITAATCLASAGLLQLRLADHPRRRTGGSAGISETWQVNRALLRRPAVRALLLAQWLAPALMVGAEGVLVPYAAQVGAPDAAGLLFAAVAAGMFAGNLVVGRLVRPAGRERLAGPLALALGLPLLGFALRPAPGYAAVLMTVSGFGVAYQLALARRFLDAVPETQRGQAFGLLLTGTMTLQGLAAAAGGALGEVAAPGLVVTLAGAASAVAALMSWRTLSPARRP comes from the coding sequence ATGACCACCACGTCCGTCGCGCCACGCCCGGCCACCTACCGCGAGGTGTTCGCCGTGGGCCAGTTCCGCGTGCTGTTCGGCAGCTACACGCTCTTCCTGATCGGCGAGACGGTGCGGATGCTCGCACTGTCCGTAACCGTCTACGCGGCAACCGGGTCGCCGCTGATGTCGGCGCTGGCGTATGCGGCAGGCTTCCTGCCCTATGCCCTGGGCGGCACGCTGCTGCTGGCTTTCGCCGACCGCTGGCCACCGCGCGCCGTCATGGTCGGCTACGAGGTGCTGCGCGCCGCGGTCAGCGCCGTGCTCGCCGCCGGTCTGCTGCCGGTACCGGCCATGCTGGCGCTCGTGTCCGTCACGGGTTTGCCCAGCGCCGTCGCCTCCGCTTCGCGCACCGCTCTTCTGCCCGACCTGCTGGACGGCGACCGCTACGTGCTCGGCCGTGCCGTGTTCTCCATGGCGGCCGGCGGCACGCAGGTGCTCGGCTTCGCCGCCGGTGGCATGCTGATCGCCGCTGTCGGCGCGCCAGGCGCGCTCTGGATCACCGCCGCGACCTGCCTGGCCTCGGCAGGCCTGCTGCAACTGCGCCTGGCCGATCACCCACGCCGCCGCACCGGCGGTTCGGCCGGCATCAGTGAGACCTGGCAGGTGAACCGGGCGCTGCTGCGCCGGCCTGCGGTCCGGGCGCTGCTGCTGGCGCAATGGCTGGCGCCGGCGCTGATGGTCGGCGCCGAGGGCGTGCTGGTCCCGTACGCCGCGCAGGTCGGCGCGCCTGACGCGGCGGGTCTGCTGTTCGCAGCGGTCGCCGCCGGGATGTTCGCCGGCAACCTGGTCGTCGGCCGCCTGGTGCGCCCTGCGGGCCGGGAGCGGCTGGCCGGCCCCCTCGCGCTTGCGCTCGGATTGCCGCTGCTGGGGTTCGCGCTGCGCCCCGCACCGGGATACGCCGCCGTCCTGATGACAGTGTCCGGTTTCGGCGTCGCCTACCAGCTCGCGCTGGCCCGCAGGTTTCTCGACGCGGTGCCCGAGACGCAGCGCGGTCAGGCGTTCGGCCTGCTGCTGACCGGAACGATGACGCTGCAGGGCCTGGCCGCCGCGGCCGGAGGCGCGCTGGGCGAAGTCGCGGCCCCGGGGCTGGTCGTCACACTGGCCGGCGCGGCCTCGGCCGTCGCCGCCCTGATGTCCTGGCGGACGCTGTCGCCCGCACGGCGGCCCTGA
- a CDS encoding ArsR/SmtB family transcription factor, giving the protein MLAIEVGPVDVARTRYAISPLGEAMQALRVAAGVQAAGPLRPWAERIAPRYEQLRRQVPAVGALTALFRRGGYNADFIHPPPSGSGGDFAAELAAVRATPLRRARLELARNLAGLRTPPRYVQRILDAPDVVTRLADALEASWQALVEPDWPRLRAVLERDLVRRAGYLAMYGWAAALSDLDPRVSWRFEGQAGTIEVRTGSRTEWDRHRLAGKGLLLMPTVFGTLISYVEPPWPYALVYPARGIADLLGPVARAPGGEALSRLVGPRRADVLRALEVPATTTQLAAQLGLSLGAVGGHLAVLRDAGLVTRTRVGRAVRYEHTPLGAALAGS; this is encoded by the coding sequence GTGCTGGCCATCGAGGTGGGACCCGTCGACGTGGCGCGTACCCGCTACGCGATCTCGCCGCTGGGCGAGGCGATGCAGGCGCTGCGCGTCGCAGCCGGCGTGCAGGCCGCCGGCCCGCTCCGGCCGTGGGCCGAGCGCATCGCGCCCCGGTACGAGCAGCTGCGCCGGCAGGTGCCCGCAGTCGGAGCGCTGACGGCGCTGTTCCGCCGCGGCGGCTACAACGCCGACTTCATCCATCCGCCGCCGTCGGGCTCCGGCGGCGACTTCGCCGCTGAGCTGGCCGCCGTGCGCGCCACGCCGCTGCGCCGCGCACGCCTGGAACTGGCCCGCAACCTGGCGGGACTGCGGACGCCGCCACGCTACGTGCAGCGCATCCTCGACGCGCCGGACGTGGTCACCCGGCTTGCCGATGCGCTCGAGGCGAGCTGGCAGGCGCTGGTCGAGCCGGACTGGCCGCGGCTGCGGGCGGTGCTGGAGCGTGACCTGGTCCGCCGCGCCGGATACCTGGCGATGTACGGCTGGGCGGCAGCGCTGTCCGATCTCGACCCGCGGGTGAGCTGGCGTTTCGAGGGGCAGGCCGGGACCATCGAGGTACGCACGGGCTCGCGTACCGAGTGGGACCGGCACCGGCTGGCCGGCAAGGGCCTGCTGCTGATGCCGACGGTGTTCGGCACTCTGATCAGCTACGTCGAGCCGCCATGGCCCTACGCCCTGGTCTATCCCGCCCGGGGCATCGCGGACCTGCTCGGCCCCGTGGCGCGTGCACCGGGCGGTGAGGCCCTGAGCCGGCTGGTCGGCCCTCGCCGCGCGGACGTGCTGCGCGCGCTGGAGGTGCCTGCGACGACGACGCAGCTGGCCGCCCAGCTCGGCCTGAGCCTGGGCGCCGTCGGCGGCCATCTGGCGGTCCTGCGCGATGCCGGCCTGGTCACCCGCACCCGCGTCGGCCGGGCCGTCCGCTACGAGCACACGCCGCTGGGCGCCGCCCTGGCGGGCAGCTGA
- a CDS encoding phosphotransferase family protein, protein MQTHDVQIDGDLVRKRFIDGKPGGAEREWRALQLLAEHAPGLAPSPVEYGTDLVVMSRIEGTPLFLLPAVPERELVEAVDRLHGAVPRQVLDRVPQRLWPVERIRDQLLVWAGRWRPKNELADQAVAEGARWLSGWEPGERGVRPVFGASDGNRANFLWDGVRVRIVDFEESGRSDRATEVAEMAEHVSCWVRGESELCFELDSAEERRLLECRRLFALMWVFLLKDEGPRNPPGTFMRAVRRALDRLG, encoded by the coding sequence ATGCAGACCCACGATGTGCAGATCGACGGCGACCTGGTGCGCAAACGCTTCATCGACGGCAAGCCGGGCGGCGCCGAGCGGGAATGGCGGGCGCTGCAGCTGCTGGCGGAGCACGCGCCCGGGCTCGCGCCCTCACCCGTGGAGTACGGGACCGATCTGGTGGTGATGTCGCGCATCGAGGGCACGCCGCTCTTCCTGCTGCCTGCCGTACCGGAGAGGGAACTGGTGGAGGCGGTGGACCGGCTGCATGGCGCCGTGCCCCGGCAGGTACTCGACCGGGTGCCTCAGCGGTTGTGGCCGGTGGAGCGGATCAGGGATCAATTGCTCGTGTGGGCCGGGCGGTGGCGGCCGAAGAACGAGCTCGCGGACCAGGCCGTAGCAGAGGGCGCGCGGTGGCTGTCCGGGTGGGAGCCGGGCGAGCGTGGGGTCCGGCCGGTGTTCGGAGCCAGTGACGGCAACAGGGCGAACTTCCTGTGGGACGGCGTGCGCGTCAGGATTGTCGATTTCGAGGAGTCGGGCCGCAGCGATCGGGCGACCGAGGTCGCGGAGATGGCCGAGCACGTGTCGTGCTGGGTACGTGGGGAGAGCGAGTTGTGTTTCGAACTCGACTCCGCGGAGGAGCGCAGGCTGTTGGAGTGTCGCAGGCTGTTTGCGTTGATGTGGGTCTTCCTGCTGAAGGACGAGGGGCCGAGAAATCCGCCCGGTACGTTCATGCGAGCGGTCAGACGGGCTTTGGATCGGCTCGGTTAG
- the rox gene encoding rifampin monooxygenase, with product MFDVIIAGCGPTGAMLAAELRLHDVRVLVLEKETEPKSSVRIVGLHIRSLELMAMRGLLERVLQHGRQRPAGGFFAAINKPVPKSLDSAHAYMVGIPQPVIERLLEEHAIELGAQVRRGCAVAGFEQDDEGVTVELADGQQLRSRYLVGCDGARSTVRKLLGVGFPGEPSRTDTLMGEMKVGVPQEEIAAKVTEISETHKRFWLRPFGEGAYSVVVPAAGVSDRAEPPTIEDFKQQLRTIAGTDFGVHSPRWLSRFGDATRLAERYRVGRVLLAGDAAHIHPPIGGQGLNLGVQDAFNLGWKLAAQIRGWAPEPLLDTYQAERHPVAEDVLDNTRAQMELLSTEPGPQAVRRLLTELMDLDEVNRHLIEKITAIGIRYDFGAGPDLLGRRLRDIDVKQGHLYGLLHHGRGLLLDRTERLTVGGWSDRVDYLADPTAVLDVPCVLLRPDGHVAWIGDDQQDLDDHLSRWFGRPAD from the coding sequence ATGTTCGACGTGATCATCGCCGGGTGCGGGCCGACCGGTGCGATGCTGGCCGCCGAACTGCGGCTGCACGACGTACGGGTACTCGTTCTGGAGAAGGAGACCGAGCCCAAGTCGTCCGTCCGCATAGTCGGTCTGCATATTCGCAGCCTCGAGCTGATGGCGATGCGCGGACTGCTGGAGCGCGTTCTCCAGCATGGAAGGCAGCGTCCGGCCGGCGGTTTCTTCGCCGCCATCAACAAACCCGTGCCCAAGAGTCTGGACTCCGCGCACGCCTATATGGTGGGCATCCCGCAGCCGGTCATCGAGCGCCTGCTCGAAGAACATGCGATCGAACTGGGTGCGCAGGTCCGGCGCGGCTGCGCGGTGGCCGGTTTCGAGCAGGACGACGAAGGGGTGACCGTCGAGCTGGCCGACGGGCAACAGCTGCGTTCGCGCTACCTCGTCGGCTGTGACGGCGCGCGCAGTACGGTGCGCAAACTGCTCGGCGTCGGCTTCCCCGGCGAGCCCTCACGGACCGACACACTCATGGGCGAGATGAAAGTGGGTGTACCGCAGGAGGAGATCGCCGCCAAGGTGACCGAGATCAGCGAGACCCATAAGCGATTCTGGCTCAGGCCCTTCGGCGAAGGGGCCTACAGCGTCGTAGTCCCCGCCGCGGGAGTCAGCGACCGCGCGGAACCGCCCACCATCGAGGATTTCAAACAGCAGTTGCGCACCATCGCCGGAACCGATTTCGGCGTGCACTCCCCGCGCTGGTTGTCCCGCTTCGGGGATGCCACCCGGCTGGCCGAACGCTATCGGGTCGGGCGGGTGCTGCTGGCCGGCGATGCGGCACACATCCATCCACCCATCGGCGGACAGGGCCTGAACCTGGGCGTTCAGGACGCATTCAACCTCGGCTGGAAACTGGCCGCACAGATCCGCGGCTGGGCACCGGAACCACTGCTGGACACCTACCAGGCCGAACGTCATCCGGTCGCCGAGGACGTGCTGGACAACACCCGCGCCCAGATGGAACTGCTGTCCACCGAACCGGGCCCGCAGGCCGTGCGCAGGCTGCTCACCGAACTGATGGACCTCGACGAGGTGAACCGCCATCTGATCGAGAAGATCACCGCGATCGGCATCCGCTACGACTTCGGTGCAGGCCCCGACCTGCTCGGCCGCCGCCTGCGCGACATCGACGTGAAACAGGGTCACCTCTACGGTCTGCTGCATCACGGCCGCGGCCTGCTGCTGGACCGCACCGAACGCCTGACCGTCGGCGGCTGGTCCGACCGGGTCGACTACCTCGCGGATCCCACTGCGGTACTGGATGTTCCGTGCGTCCTGCTACGCCCCGACGGCCACGTCGCCTGGATCGGCGACGATCAGCAGGACCTGGACGACCACCTCTCCCGCTGGTTCGGCAGGCCCGCCGACTGA
- a CDS encoding aspartyl protease family protein, with protein sequence MADDRQWDRRSLLRGAAVLAGATAAAPLLGGAATALAGSGDADALFKAGKFEEAGRAYEELLKKDPKNLHAARLRGYVGLLANRFADAEKYLKMALALAPGDKDANYFLADCYIRQDKFGLSAPHWRAAGEDSYAKWFAAVRGQAYQVHGETARVPWKQMDPLPLVEASVNGGPTKRFTFYTGAPNLSMRASVAKEAGLSPVASQKTEYENGVIWAYWGILDSFKLGGIELRNVPVSWSSTESGEDVDTDSDGLIGTWVFYHLLTTFDYAGRQLILRRRTPETARKARAAATRAGAESLPLWLAREQYLHSTGSFAGVAGSRTGVVGVNFGGVGEIAAGMRGDTAKRLGIRTDYDRQIGTFAQSHPAVVYPCYPKEIRLGNAVAKEVYCYTNPNQPVNVPWPYGTGFDTMGWFSHCFWKPYNITVDFTGMNLYIARGEAA encoded by the coding sequence GTGGCTGATGACAGGCAATGGGACCGGCGTTCGCTGCTGCGGGGCGCCGCCGTGCTGGCCGGTGCCACCGCGGCCGCGCCGCTGTTGGGCGGCGCGGCCACCGCGCTGGCCGGCAGCGGTGACGCGGACGCGCTGTTCAAGGCCGGCAAGTTCGAGGAGGCCGGCCGCGCGTACGAGGAGCTCCTCAAAAAGGACCCCAAGAACCTGCACGCGGCCCGCCTGCGCGGCTATGTCGGGCTGCTGGCCAACCGGTTCGCCGACGCCGAGAAATACCTCAAGATGGCCCTCGCCCTGGCGCCCGGCGACAAGGACGCCAACTACTTCCTGGCCGACTGCTACATCCGGCAGGACAAATTCGGCCTGTCCGCACCCCACTGGAGAGCGGCCGGCGAGGACAGCTACGCCAAGTGGTTCGCCGCAGTCCGCGGCCAGGCGTATCAGGTCCACGGCGAGACCGCGCGGGTGCCATGGAAGCAGATGGACCCGCTGCCGCTGGTCGAGGCCTCGGTCAACGGCGGACCGACGAAGCGCTTCACGTTCTACACCGGCGCCCCGAATCTGAGCATGCGCGCGTCGGTGGCCAAGGAGGCCGGGCTGAGCCCCGTCGCCAGTCAGAAGACCGAGTACGAGAACGGCGTCATATGGGCGTACTGGGGGATACTGGACTCCTTCAAGCTGGGCGGCATCGAACTGCGCAACGTCCCGGTGAGCTGGTCGTCGACGGAGTCGGGCGAAGATGTCGACACCGACAGCGACGGCCTGATCGGCACGTGGGTCTTCTACCACTTGCTGACCACCTTCGACTACGCGGGCCGGCAGCTGATCCTGCGCCGCCGGACCCCCGAAACGGCCAGGAAGGCACGCGCCGCCGCCACACGGGCGGGCGCCGAGTCGCTGCCGCTGTGGCTGGCCCGTGAGCAATACCTGCACAGCACGGGCAGCTTCGCCGGCGTCGCCGGCTCCCGCACAGGGGTGGTGGGTGTGAACTTCGGCGGAGTCGGCGAGATCGCCGCGGGCATGCGCGGGGACACGGCCAAGCGGTTGGGGATCCGCACCGACTACGACCGCCAGATCGGGACCTTCGCCCAGAGCCACCCGGCCGTCGTCTACCCCTGCTACCCGAAGGAGATCCGCCTCGGCAACGCCGTCGCCAAGGAGGTCTACTGCTACACGAACCCCAACCAGCCGGTCAACGTGCCCTGGCCCTATGGGACAGGGTTCGACACGATGGGCTGGTTCTCCCACTGCTTCTGGAAGCCCTACAACATCACCGTCGACTTCACCGGCATGAACCTCTACATCGCCCGCGGCGAGGCCGCCTGA
- the vanY-N gene encoding D,D-peptidase/D,D-carboxypeptidase VanY-N, with translation MNGTHTLPPRLRDRLYAAATLVLAVLLLPAALARHPGRARELACRWALRTRFPAEDLTGLTDGAMAAFTAARTEALWRHGQLIGLTSGYRDPLVQQRMFDEEVRRSGSPALARMLVLPPAESSHVKGIALDVRPHEGARWLEEHGARYDLYRLYDNEWWHFEHCPDSGGTPPRRRPHPGVGYVVENGERLDESSSTCSSQAVAIAAAGPSHCRLAPVP, from the coding sequence ATGAACGGAACACACACCCTCCCACCTCGGCTCCGAGACCGGCTGTACGCCGCGGCCACGCTGGTGCTCGCCGTGCTCCTGCTGCCCGCGGCGCTCGCCCGCCATCCCGGCCGCGCCCGCGAACTGGCCTGCCGCTGGGCGTTACGGACGCGATTCCCCGCCGAGGACCTCACCGGCCTCACCGACGGCGCCATGGCGGCGTTCACCGCGGCGCGCACCGAGGCGCTCTGGCGTCACGGCCAGCTCATCGGCCTCACCTCGGGATACCGCGACCCCCTTGTCCAGCAGCGGATGTTCGACGAGGAGGTGCGTCGCTCCGGCTCCCCGGCCTTGGCGCGAATGCTCGTGCTACCACCGGCGGAATCCAGCCATGTCAAGGGCATCGCACTGGACGTGCGCCCCCACGAAGGCGCGCGCTGGCTGGAGGAACACGGCGCCCGCTACGACCTCTACCGCCTCTACGACAACGAGTGGTGGCACTTCGAGCACTGCCCGGACAGCGGCGGCACGCCACCACGACGACGGCCCCACCCCGGCGTGGGCTACGTCGTCGAGAACGGGGAGCGGCTGGACGAGTCGTCCAGCACCTGCAGCAGTCAGGCTGTCGCGATCGCAGCGGCAGGACCCTCTCACTGCCGGCTTGCGCCAGTTCCTTGA
- a CDS encoding response regulator transcription factor — MSRVLLIEDDPAVREGLELALTRHGYRVRAVESGEQGLDRLRADLPDVVVLDLMLPGMDGFEVCRRIRAAREVPIIMLTARGDDIDVVAGLEAGADDYVVKPVRPRVLEARIRAVLRRVGRDQAELERHGDLTIDRAGLVVASRGVPVGLTPTELRLLLELSGTPGRVHSRQQLLESVWEHGYFGDSRLVDACVQRLRAKIEDDSAAPVYVQTVRGFGYRFGPV; from the coding sequence GTGTCGCGAGTGTTGTTGATCGAGGATGACCCGGCCGTGCGGGAGGGCCTTGAGCTGGCCTTGACCCGGCACGGGTACCGGGTGCGCGCGGTGGAGTCCGGCGAGCAGGGGCTGGACCGGCTGCGCGCCGACCTTCCCGACGTCGTCGTGCTCGATCTGATGTTGCCCGGCATGGACGGGTTCGAGGTCTGCCGCCGCATCCGGGCCGCCAGGGAGGTACCGATCATCATGCTGACCGCGCGCGGCGACGACATCGACGTGGTGGCCGGGTTGGAGGCGGGCGCCGACGACTACGTGGTCAAGCCGGTGCGGCCCAGGGTGCTCGAGGCACGCATCCGCGCGGTGCTCCGGCGGGTCGGCCGGGACCAGGCGGAGCTGGAGCGGCACGGGGACCTGACCATCGATCGGGCCGGGCTGGTGGTCGCCAGCCGCGGCGTGCCGGTCGGCCTCACCCCGACCGAGCTACGCCTGCTGCTCGAGCTCTCCGGCACGCCGGGCCGGGTGCACAGCCGCCAGCAGCTGCTGGAGTCGGTGTGGGAGCACGGGTACTTCGGTGACTCGCGGCTCGTGGACGCGTGCGTGCAGCGGTTGCGCGCGAAGATCGAGGACGACTCGGCGGCGCCCGTCTACGTGCAGACGGTGCGCGGGTTCGGGTACCGGTTCGGGCCGGTGTGA